From one Dehalobacter sp. genomic stretch:
- a CDS encoding aldo/keto reductase, with the protein MEDGHLLKVKLGLKGPKVSEICFGSLAISSLQGRVSEERGREILQYALSRGIDWIDTAEIYENYSQLKPVLARNPELKVVSKSYAVTNQELDASLEKARKELGRDSIDIFLLHEQESHLTLKGHAGAWEGLLEAKARGLVGAIGISTHAVQGVRAGALQPGLDVIHPLINYQGLGIIDGSLEDMLEAIAFAAELGIGIYAMKVFGGGHLAAEPERAVNFIRSIPGIQAMALGMSSIPEVDYNLALLNEEPISDELRQAVLHRERKLYIADWCQGCGKCVGGCPQNALYLNKGQVCLQTERCVLCGYCGRYCPHFCLKII; encoded by the coding sequence TAAAGGGTCCGAAGGTATCGGAAATATGTTTTGGCAGCCTCGCAATTTCTTCGCTTCAGGGCAGAGTGAGCGAAGAGCGGGGAAGAGAGATCCTTCAATATGCGCTTTCAAGGGGGATAGACTGGATCGATACGGCAGAAATCTATGAAAACTACAGTCAGTTAAAACCTGTTCTGGCCAGGAACCCCGAGCTAAAAGTTGTATCCAAATCTTATGCGGTGACGAATCAGGAACTGGATGCGAGTCTGGAGAAAGCCAGAAAGGAACTGGGCAGGGACTCTATTGATATCTTTCTGCTTCATGAGCAGGAAAGTCATCTGACGCTCAAAGGACATGCCGGGGCCTGGGAAGGATTGCTTGAAGCAAAGGCCAGGGGTCTGGTTGGGGCGATTGGAATCTCAACCCACGCAGTTCAAGGGGTAAGAGCAGGGGCTCTTCAGCCGGGTCTTGACGTGATTCACCCACTTATTAATTACCAGGGGCTCGGCATTATCGATGGAAGTCTTGAGGACATGCTGGAAGCTATTGCGTTTGCAGCTGAATTAGGTATCGGCATCTATGCGATGAAGGTTTTTGGCGGTGGGCACTTGGCGGCTGAACCGGAAAGAGCCGTGAATTTTATCCGGAGCATTCCAGGAATCCAGGCGATGGCTTTAGGCATGTCATCGATTCCGGAAGTAGACTATAACCTGGCACTGCTGAACGAGGAACCTATATCCGATGAATTGCGCCAAGCGGTTCTGCACCGGGAGAGAAAACTGTACATCGCCGACTGGTGCCAGGGCTGCGGAAAGTGCGTCGGCGGCTGCCCGCAAAATGCGCTTTATCTTAACAAGGGACAGGTCTGTCTGCAGACGGAAAGATGTGTTCTGTGCGGATACTGCGGCAGATATTGCCCGCATTTCTGTCTGAAGATTATATGA